The Gemmobacter aquarius genome contains the following window.
GTGGTCATGATGCCGCTTTCGATGCCGATGGCGTCGTTCAGCACCTTGGCAAGCGGGGCGAGGCAGTTCGTGGTGCAAGACCCGTTCGAGACGACCAGATGATCGGGCGTAAGCTGGCGATGGTTCACGCCGTAGACCACGGTCTTGTCGGCCTGTTTGGCGGGGGCCGATACCAAGACCCGTTTCGCCCCGCGCCCCAGATGCACGGCTGCCTTGTCGCGGGCATTGAACTTGCCCGAACATTCCAGCACCACGTCCACCCCCTCCCAGTCGAGGGTTGCGGGGTCATAGGAAGACATCACGCGGATCGGCCCGCGACCGAGGTCGAGCGCGCCATTGCTGACCTTTACCACGCCCGGAAACCGGCCATGCACGCTATCGTATTTCAAGAGATGCGCGTTGGTCTCGAGCGGCCCCGTGGCGTTGATTGCCACCACCTGCACATCGTTGCGCCCCGATTCCGCGATATGCGCCAGCGTGCAGCGCCCGATGCGTCCGAAGCCGTTGATCCCGATGGTGATGGTCATGCCGATGCCCTCTGCGCGTGTTGTCACGTTTCGTCATAGTCGCGCCTTGCTGTGCTGCAAGTACAAAAGCGACATGATTTCAACATGTTACCGCAAACACCGACGGTTTGCGCTAACAGCGGCGAACCTTTGCAAAAGCTGCGCGCTGTTCTAGGTAGAAGCGGTATAGCAAGGGAACGGCAGCATGAGCGGACTTCTGGCACTTCTCGACGATGTGGCGGCCATCGCCAAGGTCGCCGCAGCCTCGGTCGACGATATCGCCGGAGCGGCTGCCAAGGCGGGGGCCAAGGCGGCGGGGGTGGTGATCGACGACGCCGCCGTGACGCCGAAATACGTGCACGGGTTTGAAGCCGACCGCGAATTGCCGATCATCTGGCGCATCGCGCGCGGGTCGTTGAAGAACAAGCTGGTCATCCTGTTGCCCGTGGCGCTGCTCTTGGCCAATTTCGCGCCTTGGGCAGTCACGCCCTTGCTGATGATCGGGGGTGCCTACCTTTGTTTCGAGGGGGCCGAGAAACTGTATCACGCGCTGGTGCCGGCCAAGGACCACGCGGTCGAGGCGGATTTCGACACCAAAGACCCGGCGCATCTGGAAGAGGAAAAGGTGGCGGGTGCGATCAAGACCGATTTCATCCTGTCGGCCGAGATCATGACCATCGCGCTGGCCGCTATCCCCGATTCCAATTTCTGGACCGAGGCGATCACGCTGGCCATCGTCGGGACCGTGATCACCGTCGGTGTCTATGGCGCGGTGGCGCTGATCGTGAAGATGGATGATCTGGGGCTGCACATGGCCGCGACCGGTCGCACGGGGGCGGGGCGGGCCTTTGGCCGTGGCCTTGTCAAGGCGATGCCGGGGTTCATGTCTGTGCTGTCGACCATCGGCACGGCGGCGATGCTGTGGGTGGGTGGCAATATCATCACCCACGGGCTGGACGTGCTGGGCTGGCCGTGGATTTACGACAGCATCCACCATCTGGCCGAGGTTGCGGCCCATGCGACGCCGGTGCTGCCGGGCGTGCTGGCCTGGGCGGTGACCGCCACATTTGACGGAGCCTTCGGCGTGATCCTGGGGCTGTTGCTGATTCCTGTTGCAACGCGGGTGATCGGCCCCGCAATCGCAGCGGTCACGGGAAAGAAAAAGGCCGCGCATTAAGCGCGGCCTTTGGGTCGATTTCAGGCAAAGCCCTAGAGCATCGATTTCGCCATTGCCACGGTGTGTTCTGCCGTGATGCCGAATTCCTTGTACAGCCGCTCCATCGGGGCGGATGCGCCAAAGGAGGACATACCGATGAAACCGGATTT
Protein-coding sequences here:
- a CDS encoding DUF808 domain-containing protein; its protein translation is MSGLLALLDDVAAIAKVAAASVDDIAGAAAKAGAKAAGVVIDDAAVTPKYVHGFEADRELPIIWRIARGSLKNKLVILLPVALLLANFAPWAVTPLLMIGGAYLCFEGAEKLYHALVPAKDHAVEADFDTKDPAHLEEEKVAGAIKTDFILSAEIMTIALAAIPDSNFWTEAITLAIVGTVITVGVYGAVALIVKMDDLGLHMAATGRTGAGRAFGRGLVKAMPGFMSVLSTIGTAAMLWVGGNIITHGLDVLGWPWIYDSIHHLAEVAAHATPVLPGVLAWAVTATFDGAFGVILGLLLIPVATRVIGPAIAAVTGKKKAAH
- the gap gene encoding type I glyceraldehyde-3-phosphate dehydrogenase, with the protein product MTITIGINGFGRIGRCTLAHIAESGRNDVQVVAINATGPLETNAHLLKYDSVHGRFPGVVKVSNGALDLGRGPIRVMSSYDPATLDWEGVDVVLECSGKFNARDKAAVHLGRGAKRVLVSAPAKQADKTVVYGVNHRQLTPDHLVVSNGSCTTNCLAPLAKVLNDAIGIESGIMTTIHSYTGDQPTLDRRHDDLYRARAAAMAMIPTSTGAAKALGEVLPELAGKLDGSAIRVPTPNVSAVDLTFVAGKTVTAHDVNEIVREAAAGYMGMVLAYDPEPKVSIDFNHTPQSSIFAPDQTKVVGGRTVRVLAWYDNEWGFSCRMADVAGVMGRLLQ